From one Chryseobacterium sp. 3008163 genomic stretch:
- a CDS encoding DUF3307 domain-containing protein, which translates to MIFTQLILAHLLGDFILQPNSWVSDKENRKLKSKYLYLHVLIHNVLSFIFLWNLELWWVAVLVGISHLIIDSAKLYFQNIKTKKRWFFIDQILHIAVIAGVSFYFNEFNFEFLKDQNTLKIIVAVLFLTSPASIIIRTLLSSWTPAPETQTSLQTESLSSAGKYIGILERLLVFTFIMVNHWEGVGFMVAAKSVFRFSDLAQAKQRKLTEYVLIGTLLSFGMAVLTGILIK; encoded by the coding sequence ATGATATTTACTCAACTCATATTGGCACATCTACTCGGAGATTTTATTCTTCAGCCAAATTCTTGGGTTTCAGATAAAGAAAACAGAAAACTGAAGAGCAAATATTTGTACCTTCACGTTCTGATTCACAACGTGTTAAGTTTTATTTTTCTTTGGAATCTTGAGTTATGGTGGGTAGCCGTATTGGTGGGAATTTCACATTTAATCATCGATTCCGCAAAGCTTTATTTTCAGAATATTAAAACTAAAAAAAGATGGTTTTTTATCGATCAGATTTTGCATATTGCAGTGATTGCGGGAGTTTCTTTTTATTTTAATGAATTTAATTTTGAATTTTTAAAAGATCAAAACACTTTAAAAATAATTGTAGCAGTGTTGTTTTTGACAAGTCCTGCATCAATTATTATTAGAACTTTACTGTCTTCATGGACGCCTGCTCCGGAGACACAAACCAGTTTACAGACCGAATCTTTATCAAGTGCCGGAAAATATATAGGAATCTTAGAACGCCTTTTGGTTTTCACATTTATCATGGTGAATCATTGGGAAGGCGTAGGATTTATGGTTGCAGCAAAATCTGTTTTCAGATTCAGCGATCTTGCTCAGGCAAAACAAAGAAAACTGACAGAATATGTACTCATTGGTACATTGCTAAGCTTTGGAATGGCAGTTTTAACAGGAATTTTAATTAAGTAA
- the purC gene encoding phosphoribosylaminoimidazolesuccinocarboxamide synthase, which produces MSQKKEMLYEGKAKQVFATDNPDEVVVRFKDDATAFNAQKRGSVDLKGEMNNAITTLIFEYLNEKGIKTHFIKQLDEREQLVKKVSIIPLEMVVRNYSAGSMAQRLGVEEGIKSPVTIFDICYKKDELGDPLINDHHAVFLGAATYEELKEMYALTADINEILIDLFDKMNIILVDFKIELGKTSDGEIILADEISPDTCRLWDKDTMKKLDKDRFRRDLGEVTEAYVEIYNRLKTLLGK; this is translated from the coding sequence ATGAGTCAAAAGAAAGAAATGTTGTATGAAGGTAAAGCAAAACAGGTATTTGCTACCGATAATCCTGACGAAGTAGTAGTACGTTTTAAGGACGATGCTACAGCATTTAACGCTCAAAAAAGAGGATCAGTAGATTTGAAAGGTGAAATGAATAACGCCATCACCACTCTTATTTTTGAATATTTAAATGAAAAAGGGATTAAAACTCATTTCATTAAGCAATTGGACGAAAGAGAACAATTGGTAAAAAAAGTATCTATTATTCCTTTAGAAATGGTGGTAAGAAACTATTCTGCGGGAAGTATGGCACAAAGATTAGGTGTTGAAGAGGGAATTAAATCTCCGGTAACAATCTTCGATATCTGCTACAAAAAAGACGAATTGGGAGATCCGCTAATCAACGATCACCACGCAGTTTTCTTAGGTGCGGCTACCTATGAAGAATTAAAAGAAATGTATGCACTAACTGCAGACATCAACGAAATTCTGATTGACCTTTTCGACAAAATGAATATCATCTTAGTTGATTTCAAAATTGAATTAGGAAAAACTTCTGACGGCGAAATTATTTTGGCAGACGAAATTTCTCCTGATACTTGCAGACTTTGGGACAAAGACACGATGAAGAAGTTGGATAAAGACAGATTCAGAAGAGATCTTGGTGAAGTAACTGAAGCTTACGTTGAGATCTACAACAGACTGAAAACTTTACTAGGTAAGTAA
- the purF gene encoding amidophosphoribosyltransferase: MKSLDIHKSEYLKQFETQTYGRNLFRTQEEERLDAPNEECGIFGMYSDNDLDTFSLSQFGLFALQHRGQEACGISVLKDGKITNMKDEGLVLDVYKEIKDPETFMGNSAIGHTRYTTAGDKKKYNFQPFFAKNEYDQIILSIAHNGNLTNARELKTELEAEGVVFRATSDSEVILRLIQKNLDLGLRGAIKATMEKIEGAYSVVGMTRNKFFAFRDFNGIRPLVLGAVDEKTYVVASESVALDAVGAQYVRDILPGEIIYTNENEPGKLNSYMVNEERGKQRICSFEYIYFARPDSTLENINVYEIREKSGEKIWEQAPVEADIVIGVPDSGVPAAIGFSKASGIPFRPVLIKNRYIGRSFIVPTQEMRERVVNLKLNPIISEIKGKRVVIIDDSIVRGTTSKRLVKILKEAGVKEIHFRSVSPPIIAPCYLGIDTPSKDDLISANMSTEQLRDYLGVDSLEFLSTENLKVILGSSNHCFGCFTEEYPVAKGEEIELFS; this comes from the coding sequence ATGAAAAGTTTAGACATTCATAAAAGTGAATATTTAAAACAGTTTGAGACTCAAACCTACGGAAGAAATCTTTTCAGAACGCAGGAAGAAGAAAGACTGGATGCTCCCAATGAGGAGTGTGGTATCTTCGGAATGTATTCTGACAATGATCTCGATACGTTTTCTCTTTCACAGTTCGGGCTTTTTGCGCTTCAGCACAGAGGTCAGGAAGCTTGTGGTATTTCTGTTCTAAAAGACGGGAAAATCACCAACATGAAAGATGAAGGTTTGGTTTTGGATGTTTATAAAGAGATCAAAGATCCTGAAACTTTTATGGGAAATTCTGCAATCGGTCACACCCGTTACACGACTGCAGGAGATAAAAAGAAATATAATTTTCAGCCATTTTTCGCCAAAAACGAATATGACCAGATTATACTTTCTATTGCTCACAATGGTAACTTAACCAATGCGAGAGAATTAAAAACAGAATTGGAAGCTGAAGGCGTTGTTTTCAGAGCCACTTCAGATTCTGAGGTTATTTTAAGATTAATTCAAAAAAATCTTGATTTAGGTCTTCGTGGAGCGATTAAAGCGACAATGGAGAAAATTGAAGGTGCGTATTCGGTTGTTGGAATGACGAGAAATAAATTCTTTGCATTCAGAGATTTCAACGGAATTAGACCCTTGGTTTTGGGTGCAGTTGACGAAAAAACGTATGTTGTTGCTTCAGAATCTGTCGCTTTAGATGCAGTTGGAGCTCAATATGTGAGAGATATTCTTCCAGGAGAAATTATTTACACCAACGAAAACGAGCCCGGAAAACTGAATTCTTACATGGTCAATGAAGAAAGAGGAAAACAAAGAATCTGTTCATTTGAATATATTTACTTTGCAAGACCCGATTCTACATTAGAAAATATCAATGTTTACGAAATCAGAGAAAAATCTGGTGAGAAAATCTGGGAACAGGCTCCTGTAGAAGCAGATATCGTGATTGGTGTTCCTGATTCTGGAGTTCCGGCTGCGATTGGTTTTTCTAAAGCTTCAGGGATACCTTTCCGTCCGGTTTTGATTAAAAACAGATACATTGGAAGAAGTTTTATCGTACCGACTCAGGAAATGAGAGAAAGGGTAGTTAACTTAAAGCTAAACCCGATTATTTCTGAGATTAAAGGAAAAAGAGTCGTAATCATCGATGATTCAATCGTTCGTGGAACGACTTCAAAAAGATTAGTAAAAATTCTAAAAGAAGCAGGTGTTAAGGAAATTCACTTTAGAAGTGTATCTCCGCCAATTATTGCACCTTGTTATTTAGGAATTGATACGCCATCGAAAGATGATTTGATTTCTGCAAATATGTCGACTGAACAGTTGAGAGATTATTTAGGTGTAGATTCTTTAGAATTTTTGAGTACAGAAAACTTAAAAGTAATTTTAGGTTCTTCAAACCATTGCTTTGGATGCTTCACTGAAGAATATCCGGTTGCAAAAGGAGAAGAAATAGAATTGTTTAGTTAA